One window of the Longimicrobiaceae bacterium genome contains the following:
- a CDS encoding RagB/SusD family nutrient uptake outer membrane protein, whose translation MKLIRFGYALLTSALLAGCVDLTQPNPNERSTDTFWRTASDLEEGIIATYAGLTLDGTYGRHLNLLYDGRSDLAHGLGANGGLNGVLHFQLLNYNGNGFSSGAWDDHYHTIFRANQVIARAPGIDMDAAVRDRTIAEAKFIRALMYYNLLILYRNVPLVLEPLEASARPEQAPPEEVWAQIEADLQEARTVLPPVTEYRQGGANLGRATRGAATALQGMVHLQQQEWEEAAAILKEVIDSGEYSLLPEYGALFDDQDENHVESVFEVQFVDAATAGTSGARGFDVPRLRGPQGPSFIETQPTPWYFCQFFPDPEACLAAPQDAGTNAGAPDPRLDYTIFWNKPGGMIVFGREFLDRYPNPGPTTIYWKKWSQHWLDTHDFDSPVNFTVIRFAGVLLMYAEAAAEMGDLAAAKTAIDQVRERVGLDPVPLGTQEEMRAIVEKEQLLELGWEMARWPYLVRHDLLPRDEAEKQVLVARDRDFNGFDYNTFGAPHPKSELLPIPLVEVNYNPSIQQNPGY comes from the coding sequence ATGAAGCTGATCCGATTCGGCTACGCTCTTTTGACCTCCGCCCTGCTCGCCGGGTGCGTCGACCTGACGCAGCCGAACCCGAACGAGCGGTCGACCGATACATTCTGGCGCACCGCCAGCGACCTCGAGGAGGGCATCATTGCGACGTACGCGGGACTCACGCTGGACGGCACCTACGGCCGTCACCTAAACCTCCTGTACGACGGCCGCTCCGACCTCGCCCATGGGCTGGGAGCCAACGGTGGTCTCAACGGAGTGCTCCACTTCCAGCTGCTGAACTACAACGGCAACGGCTTCAGCTCCGGTGCGTGGGACGACCACTATCACACGATCTTCCGGGCCAACCAGGTCATCGCGCGTGCGCCCGGAATCGACATGGACGCCGCCGTCCGCGACCGGACGATTGCGGAAGCGAAGTTCATCCGGGCGCTCATGTACTACAACCTGCTGATCCTCTATCGGAACGTCCCTCTGGTGCTGGAGCCGCTGGAGGCGAGCGCCCGTCCCGAACAGGCGCCTCCCGAGGAGGTGTGGGCGCAGATCGAAGCGGACCTCCAGGAAGCTCGCACGGTTCTCCCACCCGTCACCGAGTACCGTCAGGGCGGAGCGAACCTGGGCAGGGCGACCCGCGGGGCAGCCACGGCGCTCCAGGGCATGGTGCACCTCCAGCAGCAGGAGTGGGAGGAAGCCGCAGCGATACTGAAGGAGGTCATCGATTCGGGTGAGTACTCGCTGCTGCCCGAGTACGGCGCGCTCTTCGACGACCAGGATGAGAACCACGTGGAGTCGGTTTTCGAGGTCCAGTTCGTCGACGCTGCCACCGCGGGTACCAGCGGCGCCCGTGGCTTCGACGTGCCGCGTCTACGCGGCCCGCAGGGTCCGAGCTTCATCGAGACCCAGCCGACCCCCTGGTATTTCTGCCAGTTCTTCCCCGATCCCGAGGCCTGCCTGGCCGCGCCGCAGGATGCAGGGACCAACGCCGGAGCGCCCGACCCGCGCCTCGACTACACCATCTTCTGGAACAAGCCCGGAGGAATGATCGTGTTCGGTCGAGAGTTCCTCGACCGCTATCCGAACCCGGGACCGACCACCATTTACTGGAAGAAGTGGTCGCAGCACTGGCTGGACACTCACGATTTCGACTCGCCCGTGAATTTCACGGTGATCCGCTTCGCCGGCGTCCTGCTGATGTACGCTGAAGCGGCAGCGGAGATGGGGGATCTCGCGGCGGCGAAGACCGCGATCGACCAGGTGCGGGAGCGCGTGGGACTCGATCCTGTGCCGCTGGGCACGCAGGAGGAGATGCGCGCGATCGTGGAGAAGGAGCAGTTGTTGGAGCTGGGGTGGGAGATGGCGCGCTGGCCTTACCTCGTCCGACACGACCTTCTCCCTCGGGACGAGGCGGAAAAGCAGGTGCTCGTCGCGCGTGATCGCGACTTCAATGGCTTCGACTACAACACCTTCGGCGCGCCCCACCCGAAGTCGGAGCTGTTGCCGATCCCGCTGGTCGAGGTCAACTACAACCCGAGCATCCAGCAGAATCCCGGCTACTGA